The following coding sequences are from one Triticum dicoccoides isolate Atlit2015 ecotype Zavitan chromosome 4A, WEW_v2.0, whole genome shotgun sequence window:
- the LOC119284623 gene encoding pentatricopeptide repeat-containing protein At5g15300-like: MLRKSGTQRRQPALWRRCRSLRQIKQVHTLLVLRGFLSDPSALRELLFASAVAVRGAIAHAYHVFEQIPHPDLFMYNTLIRGAAHTSAPRDAVSLYARMARLSSCGGVRPDKITFPFVLRACTAMGAGGTGAQVHGHVVKAGLESDAFIKNALIGMHASCGELGVADALFDCRAREDAVAWSAMISGCARRGDIGAARDLFDECPVKDLVSWNVMITAYAKRGEMTPARELFDRAPERDVVCWNAMISGYVRCGSHKHAMDLFEQMQRTGKKPDVITMLSLLSACADSGDLDVGRRLHSSLSEKFSGTGFTVVLGNALIHMYAKCGSMKSALEVFWVMRDKDVSTWNSIIGGLALHGHALESVDVFKKMLKEKVRPDEITFVAVLIACSHGGMVDKGREYFNLMQQQYRIEPNVKHYGCMVDMLGRAGLLKEAFEFIDTMKVEPNSVIWRTLLGACRVHGEIELAEHANRQLLKARSDDSGDYVLLSNIYASAGEWLESEKMRKLMDDSGVNKEAGRTVVDGSTKDSVQSFRGSKSHPGLKGFIG, translated from the coding sequence ATGCTGCGGAAGTCCGGCACCCAGCGCCGGCAGCCGGCGCTGTGGCGGCGGTGCCGTAGCCTCCGCCAAATCAAGCAGGTCCACACACTCCTGGTCCTCCGGGGCTTCCTCTCGGACCCCTCCGCGCTCCGCGAGCTCCTCTTCGCGTCCGCCGTCGCCGTGCGCGGCGCCATCGCCCACGCCTACCACGTGTTCGAGCAAATCCCGCACCCGGACCTCTTCATGTACAACACCCTCATCCGCGGCGCCGCGCACACCTCCGCGCCCCGGGACGCCGTCTCCCTTTACGCGCGCATGGCGCGGCTCAGCAGCTGCGGCGGCGTGAGGCCCGACAAGATCACCTTCCCGTTCGTGCTCCGGGCGTGCACCGCCATGGGCGCGGGTGGCACCGGGGCGCAGGTGCACGGCCACGTCGTGAAGGCTGGACTGGAGTCCGACGCGTTCATCAAGAACGCGCTCATCGGCATGCACGCGAGCTGCGGAGAGCTGGGTGTTGCAGATGCTCTGTTTGACTGCAGGGCGCGTGAGGACGCCGTGGCATGGTCGGCGATGATCAGCGGCTGTGCAAGGAGAGGGGATATTGGTGCTGCCCGGGATCTGTTCGACGAGTGTCCTGTGAAGGACCTTGTGTCCTGGAACGTGATGATCACCGCATATGCCAAGCGGGGGGAGATGACCCCAGCAAGAGAGCTGTTCGACCGGGCACCTGAGCGTGATGTTGTGTGCTGGAACGCCATGATTTCTGGGTATGTGAGATGTGGCTCGCACAAGCATGCCATGGACCTGTTTGAGCAGATGCAGCGCACGGGCAAAAAGCCAGATGTTATCACAATGCTGAGCTTACTGTCAGCCTGTGCCGACTCCGGTGATTTAGATGTCGGCCGAAGGTTGCATTCCTCTCTTTCAGAGAAGTTCTCAGGAACTGGTTTTACTGTCGTCCTCGGCAATGCGCTGATTCACATGTACGCGAAATGCGGGAGCATGAAGAGTGCACTGGAGGTGTTTTGGGTGATGCGAGATAAGGATGTCTCAACTTGGAACTCAATCATAGGAGGTTTGGCATTGCATGGTCATGCCCTGGAGTCTGTTGACGTGTTCAAGAAAATGCTGAAAGAGAAAGTCCGGCCTGATGAGATCACCTTCGTCGCTGTCCTTATCGCATGCAGCCACGGCGGTATGGTTGACAAGGGACGTGAGTACTTCAATTTGATGCAACAGCAGTACAGGATTGAGCCCAATGTCAAGCACTACGGTTGCATGGTTGACATGCTGGGTCGCGCGGGGCTTCTGAAGGAAGCATTTGAGTTCATTGACACCATGAAGGTGGAGCCTAATTCTGTCATCTGGAGGACGCTTCTTGGGGCTTGTAGGGTCCATGGTGAGATTGAACTGGCTGAGCACGCTAACAGACAGCTGCTAAAGGCGAGGAGCGATGACAGTGGGGATTATGTGCTCCTCTCGAACATCTATGCTTCAGCTGGAGAATGGTTGGAGTCGGAGAAGATGAGAAAGTTGATGGATGACAGTGGTGTCAACAAGGAGGCAGGTCGCACGGTTGTAGATGGCAGCACAAAGGATTCAGTGCAGTCTTTCAGAGGGTCGAAATCACATCCTGGACTGAAAGGATTTATTGGTTGA